Proteins encoded within one genomic window of Bradyrhizobium manausense:
- a CDS encoding P27 family phage terminase small subunit yields the protein MTTQTYKPPKHLSKDAAAFFSGAVAEYEFEPHHIILLTKACEAYDRAEDARKVIAKEGMTYQDRFGSPRAHPAVGIERDSRIGMARLFRELGLDIGEAASGRPPALPANRR from the coding sequence GTGACTACACAGACTTACAAACCACCCAAGCACCTTAGCAAGGACGCCGCAGCATTCTTCAGCGGCGCCGTTGCAGAGTACGAATTCGAGCCGCATCACATTATTCTTCTTACCAAGGCCTGCGAGGCCTATGACCGCGCAGAAGACGCCCGGAAGGTCATTGCAAAAGAAGGCATGACGTACCAGGACCGGTTTGGAAGCCCGCGAGCGCATCCGGCCGTTGGCATCGAGCGGGATAGCCGGATTGGCATGGCCCGTCTGTTCCGAGAACTCGGCCTCGATATTGGTGAGGCGGCATCCGGTCGACCGCCTGCACTGCCTGCTAACAGGCGGTGA
- a CDS encoding AAA family ATPase — protein MSEVKKKSRVEIGELAIRSIVGGWKGANPAVACEAAFRLGQITDRLSEYDRTSNVLRVNFAANKVDEAHWQDARDAFANGRCSEVKLSDVWQRYAPTAANDNSRFDVTWFDDVNESVTKEEIVKGFLGVGEFSLFVAKPGTGKSVLLCDIGCHIAAGVDWHGRKVKQGLVVFFAAERKSLTERRVAAWRKKHGVFGIPFVVVGGKLDLTGGLVDAKALASTVRALEAKCGYQCVLIIVDTVTRTFGGGDQNASKDMQRYIQSVDELHRATGAHVAAVHHSGWEGDRGKGAIDLDGAIDVSFGVTASGKGESKSFVLECTGANDGDEGVITAFRLESVSLGVDPDGNETTAPVVVPTKVMPGSLTASTDDGLNLRGNTAKAFEALRTVLEKDGGEPGPVDLGYPDGVPTVTRDAWRNRFYADVLAKEPALDAETLRQRFHRASGRLIEASHVGAMGARVWLP, from the coding sequence ATGTCCGAGGTAAAGAAAAAATCGCGCGTTGAGATTGGTGAACTAGCTATACGGAGCATCGTGGGCGGCTGGAAGGGAGCTAATCCCGCCGTCGCTTGCGAAGCGGCCTTCAGGCTTGGGCAAATCACAGATCGCCTCTCGGAGTATGACCGAACCAGCAACGTCCTTCGGGTCAACTTCGCGGCGAACAAGGTTGATGAAGCACATTGGCAGGACGCACGGGACGCTTTCGCGAATGGTCGGTGCTCCGAAGTTAAGCTAAGCGACGTCTGGCAACGGTACGCGCCAACGGCGGCTAACGATAATAGTCGCTTCGATGTGACGTGGTTCGACGACGTCAATGAATCCGTGACGAAGGAAGAGATTGTAAAGGGCTTCCTAGGCGTCGGCGAGTTTTCTCTTTTCGTCGCCAAGCCGGGCACCGGTAAGAGCGTTCTACTCTGCGATATCGGCTGCCACATTGCAGCCGGTGTAGACTGGCACGGCCGGAAGGTGAAACAGGGCTTGGTTGTCTTCTTCGCCGCTGAGCGTAAATCGCTAACTGAACGGCGCGTTGCAGCCTGGCGTAAGAAGCATGGGGTCTTCGGCATTCCGTTTGTCGTAGTCGGAGGAAAGCTAGACCTTACGGGCGGGCTAGTCGATGCCAAGGCATTGGCCAGCACCGTACGCGCTCTTGAGGCTAAGTGCGGGTACCAATGCGTTCTTATCATTGTCGACACGGTCACACGAACCTTCGGCGGTGGGGATCAGAACGCCTCGAAGGATATGCAACGGTACATTCAATCGGTTGACGAACTTCACCGGGCAACCGGTGCGCACGTCGCCGCAGTCCATCATTCGGGATGGGAGGGCGACCGTGGCAAGGGCGCTATCGATCTTGACGGTGCTATTGACGTGTCGTTTGGCGTCACCGCGTCGGGTAAGGGCGAAAGCAAGTCGTTCGTCTTGGAATGTACCGGCGCGAACGACGGGGACGAAGGCGTGATAACTGCCTTCCGACTTGAGTCTGTGTCGCTTGGCGTTGACCCGGATGGAAACGAAACTACTGCACCTGTAGTCGTGCCGACGAAGGTTATGCCTGGCAGCCTCACGGCATCAACGGATGACGGACTTAATCTGAGAGGGAATACCGCCAAGGCATTCGAGGCCTTGCGGACCGTCTTGGAGAAGGATGGAGGCGAGCCCGGACCTGTCGACCTGGGCTACCCGGACGGCGTCCCGACCGTCACGCGTGACGCTTGGCGTAACAGGTTCTACGCGGACGTCCTGGCTAAGGAGCCTGCCCTAGACGCCGAGACACTTAGGCAGCGCTTCCACCGGGCTTCTGGCAGGCTGATAGAGGCAAGCCATGTGGGCGCGATGGGGGCCCGGGTTTGGCTACCGTGA
- a CDS encoding HK97 family phage prohead protease, which produces MDGYGAFFGNVDSHGDSIDRGAFQKTLADWHRKGRLPPMLLQHANGPLLEDAFPIGAWDHMEEDERGLKVRGRLAIGNRRADDVAALLRMNPPAFNGASIGYVSRRFTLMPKGSEVRRRLHEIDLKELSLVSEPSNDLARVRYAKSKRDDDGFSRALAQLAAAVRG; this is translated from the coding sequence GTGGACGGCTACGGCGCATTCTTCGGCAACGTCGACTCACACGGGGACTCCATCGACCGCGGAGCGTTTCAAAAAACGCTTGCCGATTGGCATCGCAAAGGGAGACTCCCTCCGATGCTTCTTCAGCATGCAAACGGTCCTCTGTTGGAGGATGCTTTTCCAATCGGGGCCTGGGATCATATGGAGGAGGACGAGCGCGGTTTGAAAGTTCGCGGTCGCCTAGCGATTGGGAATCGTCGCGCTGATGATGTGGCTGCGTTGCTAAGAATGAACCCGCCAGCTTTCAACGGTGCCTCGATTGGCTACGTCAGCCGGCGCTTCACCTTAATGCCAAAGGGCAGTGAGGTTCGACGACGTCTGCACGAAATAGATTTGAAAGAACTGAGCTTGGTTTCGGAACCGAGCAACGATCTAGCGCGGGTAAGATACGCAAAATCGAAGCGCGACGACGACGGCTTCAGTCGCGCCCTGGCCCAACTCGCTGCTGCCGTTCGCGGATAA
- a CDS encoding GFA family protein, which yields MIDARCSCGAVALLLPGPPKLVAACHCLECQRRTGAPFGVGAFYPVDAVTISGTPKEYVRAGESGGKVRCYFCPDCGSTVFWKPDKFPMMIGVAVGAIADPKLPAPVKSVFERSKYAWVEITGVDVEHLQQGSVPKASS from the coding sequence ATGATCGATGCCAGATGCAGTTGTGGTGCTGTTGCGCTGTTGCTACCGGGGCCGCCCAAGCTGGTTGCGGCCTGTCATTGTCTCGAATGCCAGCGACGGACCGGCGCGCCATTCGGCGTTGGCGCTTTCTATCCGGTCGATGCCGTCACGATCTCAGGGACGCCGAAGGAATATGTTCGCGCCGGCGAGAGCGGCGGCAAGGTCCGCTGCTATTTTTGTCCTGATTGCGGCTCCACGGTTTTTTGGAAGCCCGACAAGTTTCCCATGATGATCGGTGTTGCCGTCGGCGCGATCGCGGATCCGAAACTTCCGGCGCCGGTCAAGTCGGTGTTTGAGCGGTCGAAATATGCTTGGGTGGAGATCACAGGCGTCGATGTCGAGCATCTGCAACAAGGCAGCGTGCCGAAGGCTTCAAGTTGA
- a CDS encoding class I SAM-dependent methyltransferase: MIEDRPSVLAHERFVADRENFVGLDLAARFERIERTNLWGAVTSVSGLGSENCATAAIREELPGLLQRLGARSLLDAPCGDAGWIGRTTLDVDYTGVDIVPSLIAANMARVAQGELRCRFLVADITRDPLPVCDVILCRDCLVHLSFQNIARAMAGFRASGAQFLLVTTFPEWGDNRDCEDGDWRALNMTRAPFDWPPPRELINERCDEGGGGWRDKSLGLWRLDELPADGAGAV; this comes from the coding sequence ATGATTGAAGATCGTCCCTCCGTGCTCGCCCATGAGCGGTTCGTGGCCGACCGTGAGAATTTTGTCGGTCTCGACCTTGCGGCTCGCTTCGAGCGCATCGAGCGGACCAATCTGTGGGGCGCTGTCACCTCGGTCTCTGGCCTCGGCTCCGAGAATTGCGCGACCGCCGCGATCCGCGAAGAGCTGCCCGGCTTGCTGCAACGGCTCGGCGCGCGCTCGCTGCTCGATGCGCCCTGCGGAGATGCCGGATGGATCGGCAGGACGACGTTGGATGTCGACTATACCGGCGTCGACATCGTGCCGTCGCTGATCGCGGCCAACATGGCGCGCGTGGCGCAAGGCGAGCTGCGCTGCCGCTTTCTCGTCGCCGACATCACGCGCGATCCGCTGCCCGTTTGCGACGTCATCCTGTGCCGCGACTGTCTCGTGCATCTGAGTTTTCAGAACATCGCGCGCGCAATGGCCGGCTTTCGTGCGAGCGGCGCGCAATTCCTGCTGGTCACGACGTTTCCTGAGTGGGGGGACAACCGCGATTGCGAGGATGGTGACTGGCGCGCGCTCAACATGACGAGAGCACCGTTCGACTGGCCGCCCCCGCGCGAGTTGATCAACGAGCGCTGCGATGAGGGCGGTGGCGGCTGGCGCGACAAGAGCCTCGGGCTCTGGCGGTTGGATGAGCTGCCTGCCGATGGCGCGGGGGCGGTCTGA
- a CDS encoding methyl-accepting chemotaxis protein — protein MRFLNHLKIVLKVGLIVTVMGVALVAVAAFGIRELSATVDGFSELTAMQSAALNLTRVQRRLETYHAALYAVFTETTEAGNANRLKIANQNRNEVGQFLNAAQQDDPARANETRSVGEQLNAAFAGCDPVLQAGAAANGPAENARAADRAHKECDPLIDAAIERVAKFTADTSKAVAKRKEAIEGDAKSAVWTVTSVSAGGLIVGIAIALFIGLVAMSKPIARLKLAMEGLARNDLKTEVPEKDRRDEIGEMARTVEVFKTNAIEVERLKVAQVEADKQVAEQRKRDMFNLADGFERAVGEIIDTVGSASTELEASSSTLATTAQRAQELTSVVALASGEATGNVQSVATATEELSSSVNEISRQVQESARMASEAVNQARTTTERVGELSVAATRIGDVVELINTIAGQTNLLALNATIEAARAGEAGRGFAVVASEVKTLAEQTAKATGEISQQISGIQNATQESVTAIRDISASIERLSEVSSTIAAAIEEQGAATQEISRNVQQAAHGTQQVSTNIADVQRGAAETGSASSQVLSTAKMLATDSNRLKDEVRKFLRTVRAA, from the coding sequence ATGCGCTTTTTGAATCATTTGAAGATCGTGTTGAAGGTTGGGCTGATCGTGACCGTGATGGGCGTTGCCTTGGTCGCAGTCGCGGCCTTCGGCATTCGCGAGCTCTCCGCGACCGTCGATGGCTTCAGCGAACTCACGGCGATGCAGTCGGCAGCTCTCAACCTCACGCGCGTCCAGCGTCGTCTTGAGACCTATCATGCGGCCCTCTATGCGGTGTTCACCGAGACGACCGAGGCGGGCAACGCCAATCGCCTCAAGATCGCGAACCAGAACCGCAATGAAGTCGGCCAGTTTCTGAACGCTGCGCAGCAGGATGACCCAGCGCGGGCGAATGAAACGAGGAGCGTCGGCGAGCAATTGAATGCCGCCTTTGCCGGCTGCGATCCGGTGCTCCAGGCCGGCGCAGCCGCAAACGGCCCGGCGGAAAATGCCAGGGCCGCCGATCGTGCGCACAAGGAGTGTGATCCGCTGATCGATGCGGCCATCGAACGTGTCGCCAAGTTCACGGCCGACACGTCGAAGGCGGTCGCCAAGCGCAAGGAAGCGATCGAGGGTGACGCCAAATCCGCGGTCTGGACCGTGACGAGCGTCAGCGCCGGCGGCCTGATCGTCGGCATTGCGATCGCGCTCTTCATCGGCCTTGTGGCGATGTCGAAGCCGATCGCCCGGCTCAAGCTTGCCATGGAAGGCCTGGCGCGCAATGACCTCAAGACCGAGGTGCCCGAGAAGGATCGCCGCGACGAGATCGGCGAGATGGCCAGGACGGTCGAAGTGTTCAAGACCAACGCGATTGAAGTCGAACGCCTCAAGGTAGCGCAGGTGGAAGCCGATAAGCAGGTTGCGGAGCAGCGCAAGCGCGACATGTTCAATCTGGCCGACGGATTCGAGCGCGCGGTGGGCGAGATCATCGACACTGTCGGATCCGCGTCGACCGAGCTCGAAGCGTCGTCCTCGACGCTTGCGACCACGGCGCAGCGCGCGCAGGAACTCACTTCGGTGGTTGCGCTTGCCTCGGGCGAGGCTACCGGGAACGTCCAGTCGGTTGCGACCGCGACGGAGGAATTGTCGTCCTCGGTCAACGAGATCAGCCGGCAGGTGCAGGAATCCGCGCGAATGGCGAGCGAAGCCGTCAACCAGGCCCGCACCACCACCGAGCGGGTCGGTGAGCTCTCGGTTGCGGCAACGCGGATCGGCGATGTCGTTGAGCTCATCAACACCATTGCCGGCCAGACCAACCTGCTGGCGCTGAACGCCACCATCGAGGCGGCGCGGGCAGGTGAAGCCGGCCGCGGCTTCGCCGTCGTCGCTTCCGAGGTGAAGACGCTGGCCGAGCAGACGGCGAAGGCGACCGGCGAAATCAGCCAGCAGATCTCCGGCATCCAGAACGCCACCCAGGAATCGGTGACGGCAATCCGCGACATCTCCGCCTCCATCGAGCGGCTGTCGGAAGTGTCCTCGACCATTGCCGCAGCCATCGAGGAGCAGGGCGCAGCGACCCAGGAAATCTCGCGCAACGTGCAGCAGGCCGCGCACGGCACCCAGCAGGTCTCGACCAACATCGCCGACGTGCAGCGCGGTGCGGCCGAGACCGGTTCGGCGTCCTCGCAGGTGCTCTCCACCGCGAAGATGCTGGCAACCGACAGCAACCGGCTGAAGGACGAGGTCAGAAAATTCCTGCGGACTGTGCGCGCGGCCTGA
- a CDS encoding outer membrane protein has protein sequence MKTILLGAAALLALAAPAAAADMQARTYTKAPAYTPPQVIYNWTGFYIGGHVGGAFAGDNTFQSSDARFMGGVQGGFDYQFAPNWVVGVEAQYSWLPTNNNGVTFPLGTQVTSNTDQIGSVTGRLGYTWGPALLYAKGGYAWRNNNLGVNFAGVPQTFTTSGNSKDGYTVGAGLEYMFAPNWSAKAEYQYYNFGSTTFTSATGPGEIVGVRGRDDEHTVKVGVNYRFGWGGPAASRY, from the coding sequence ATGAAGACGATTTTGCTTGGTGCCGCAGCTTTGCTGGCGCTGGCCGCACCGGCGGCCGCGGCCGACATGCAGGCGCGTACCTACACCAAGGCTCCGGCCTATACGCCGCCGCAGGTCATCTACAATTGGACCGGCTTCTACATCGGCGGCCATGTCGGCGGCGCCTTCGCCGGCGACAACACCTTCCAGTCGAGCGACGCCCGTTTCATGGGCGGTGTGCAGGGTGGCTTCGATTACCAGTTCGCACCCAATTGGGTCGTGGGTGTCGAGGCCCAGTATTCCTGGCTGCCGACCAACAACAACGGCGTCACGTTCCCGCTGGGGACGCAGGTGACGTCCAACACCGATCAGATCGGCTCGGTCACCGGCCGCCTCGGTTACACCTGGGGCCCGGCGCTGCTCTACGCCAAGGGCGGTTATGCCTGGCGTAACAACAATCTCGGCGTCAACTTCGCCGGCGTGCCGCAGACTTTCACCACCAGCGGCAACAGCAAGGACGGCTACACCGTCGGGGCTGGCCTCGAATACATGTTTGCGCCGAATTGGTCGGCGAAGGCCGAATACCAGTACTATAATTTCGGCAGCACCACCTTCACCTCCGCTACTGGTCCGGGCGAGATCGTCGGCGTCCGCGGCCGGGACGACGAGCATACCGTCAAGGTCGGTGTGAACTATCGCTTCGGCTGGGGCGGTCCGGCGGCCTCGCGCTACTGA
- a CDS encoding His-rich protein BRANT, whose protein sequence is MLKTISAALLAASVIAAPAFAAEAGKTTTTAPVIKADQTQSKVSTTAVKPDASVKADAKATAKTADIKSGAKVDTKVKAMNANAALMPDEHKTVRAHRHHHKHLSAKKSPKTQSGLTKPATAEKRS, encoded by the coding sequence ATGTTGAAGACCATTTCCGCAGCCTTGCTCGCAGCTTCGGTCATCGCAGCTCCGGCCTTCGCCGCTGAAGCCGGCAAGACCACGACGACCGCACCGGTGATCAAGGCTGACCAGACCCAGAGCAAGGTCTCGACCACCGCCGTCAAACCAGACGCCAGCGTCAAGGCTGATGCCAAGGCCACTGCCAAGACTGCCGACATCAAGTCCGGCGCGAAGGTCGACACCAAGGTGAAGGCGATGAACGCCAACGCCGCGCTCATGCCTGACGAGCACAAGACGGTGCGGGCGCATCGCCATCACCACAAACATCTGTCGGCCAAGAAGTCGCCGAAGACGCAGTCGGGCCTCACCAAGCCGGCGACCGCCGAGAAGCGTAGCTAA
- a CDS encoding serine hydrolase domain-containing protein: protein MDTWLRSAIDYTGSWIEFQQTTFQQPGVLIAFVHRGEVVAEHAFGLANLDTGEKLTPRHRFRIASHSKSFTSAGIMKLREQRKLRLDDPVGQYVGGLHPRVAETTIAQVLSHSAGLTRDGADSGQFIDSRPYLNAKELLAELKLPTAIEPGTRFKYSNHGFALIGLVIEAVTKEPYSTWIRREIIEAAGLRETEPNTPLPKGALFARGHTRKLPMGERGVIPGDNPAHAMVSAAGFVATAADTARFFAQLAPNARKSVLSVASRREMTRHQWRVPQSFEGYYGLGVNAGKTDGWDWFGHGGGFQGYISRTCSIPGCELSISILSNSIDGAAPFWMDGAMQILRVFKTRGAPDRRVRDWTGRWWTIWGATDLVPAGNRVLVANPQFNNPFMDAAEIEVTGRDTGKLAWAAGYSSHGESVRRVRDKRNKVSDVWLGGANLKPAATVAREIARRYPPRRKRPTP from the coding sequence ATGGACACGTGGCTGCGATCCGCGATCGACTACACCGGCTCCTGGATCGAATTCCAGCAAACGACCTTCCAGCAGCCGGGCGTCCTGATCGCCTTCGTCCATCGCGGCGAGGTCGTCGCCGAGCATGCGTTTGGTCTCGCCAATCTCGACACCGGCGAGAAGCTCACCCCGCGTCACCGCTTCCGCATCGCCTCGCACTCGAAGAGCTTTACCTCGGCCGGCATCATGAAGCTGCGCGAACAGCGCAAGCTCCGGCTCGACGATCCCGTCGGCCAGTATGTCGGCGGCCTGCATCCACGTGTCGCCGAGACGACGATCGCGCAGGTGCTCTCGCACAGCGCCGGGCTGACGCGCGACGGCGCCGATTCCGGCCAGTTCATCGACAGCCGTCCGTATCTCAACGCGAAAGAGCTTCTCGCCGAATTGAAACTGCCGACCGCGATCGAGCCAGGCACGCGTTTCAAATATTCCAATCACGGCTTTGCCCTGATCGGCCTCGTCATCGAAGCAGTGACGAAGGAGCCCTACTCCACCTGGATCAGGCGCGAGATCATCGAGGCTGCGGGCTTGCGCGAGACCGAGCCGAATACGCCGCTTCCGAAGGGCGCGCTGTTTGCGCGCGGACATACGCGCAAGCTGCCGATGGGTGAACGCGGCGTGATTCCGGGCGACAATCCCGCCCACGCGATGGTGTCAGCCGCGGGCTTCGTTGCCACCGCCGCCGACACCGCACGGTTCTTCGCACAACTCGCGCCCAATGCCAGGAAGAGCGTGCTGTCGGTCGCGAGCCGCCGGGAGATGACGCGGCATCAATGGCGCGTTCCGCAGAGCTTCGAGGGCTATTACGGCCTCGGCGTCAACGCCGGCAAGACCGACGGCTGGGACTGGTTCGGCCACGGCGGCGGCTTCCAGGGCTACATTTCCCGGACCTGCTCCATCCCCGGTTGCGAGCTCTCAATCAGCATCCTCAGCAACTCCATCGACGGCGCGGCACCGTTCTGGATGGACGGCGCGATGCAGATCCTGCGCGTCTTCAAGACCCGCGGCGCACCTGACCGACGCGTGCGCGACTGGACCGGCCGCTGGTGGACGATCTGGGGCGCGACTGACCTCGTGCCCGCCGGCAACCGCGTGCTCGTCGCCAATCCGCAATTCAACAATCCGTTCATGGATGCCGCCGAGATCGAGGTGACCGGCCGCGACACCGGCAAGCTCGCCTGGGCGGCCGGCTATTCCAGCCATGGCGAGTCGGTGCGTCGCGTCCGCGACAAGCGCAACAAGGTCAGCGACGTCTGGCTCGGAGGAGCAAACCTGAAGCCTGCGGCCACGGTGGCGCGCGAGATCGCGCGGCGCTACCCTCCGCGCAGGAAACGCCCTACTCCCTGA